In Chthoniobacterales bacterium, a genomic segment contains:
- a CDS encoding 3D domain-containing protein → MIQRKALAASITVFILATFAGLLSRPVSASTSRTFSGPRIEGVKTTAYSASIADNGNYGAKNALGTPLKTGAITSAAADWSRYPVGTRFRIVETGREYIVDDYGSALVGTGTIDLYKTSDAQVDRWGVRHVTIEILEWGSPERSLRILQERGKMRHIRSMVASLVAQESA, encoded by the coding sequence ATGATCCAACGAAAAGCGCTGGCCGCTTCCATTACTGTTTTTATCCTCGCAACCTTTGCCGGTCTGCTTTCGCGTCCGGTTTCCGCCTCCACTTCCCGCACGTTTTCCGGTCCCCGCATCGAAGGGGTGAAAACGACCGCCTACTCCGCGAGTATCGCCGATAATGGCAACTACGGCGCGAAGAACGCCCTTGGCACTCCGCTGAAGACCGGCGCCATCACCAGCGCGGCCGCGGATTGGTCCCGCTATCCGGTCGGCACTCGCTTCCGCATCGTCGAGACCGGCCGCGAATACATTGTCGACGACTACGGCAGCGCCCTCGTGGGCACAGGCACGATCGACCTTTACAAGACCAGCGACGCCCAAGTGGATCGCTGGGGCGTCCGTCACGTCACCATCGAGATTCTTGAATGGGGTTCACCGGAGCGCAGTCTGCGCATCCTTCAGGAGCGCGGGAAGA